AGGCCCTTGATTGAAACAAGGCGCGCGATGCTGAGCAGAGCGAAGCGTCGTAGCTTGAGGCGGCGGCGCAGTAGCTCCCGGTCGCAGGGCGAGCCCGAGCAGGGATCGATACCCATGGGTTGCACGTGACAGCGCGGGCTGGCGGCCGTTGCCGCGCTCTCGGAGAGCCAACCAAGGAAGCGCTCGCGTTGTGCCGTCGCTACGAAAAGCAGCGAATCGCAGCTTAGGAGCAGCCAGCTCGCCAGGCTGCGCCGCATCGGTAGCGTCTCGAGCAGATGTAGATCGGCCGAGTGGAACACGCCTAGGTGCGGCCGCGGCACCTTCATGGCAGCTGCGACCAGAGCGCAGGGCAGCGCCCAGTGGCTCACCGTGCAGCTCCAACGTCGAGCGGCTACTAGCGTGCTCAGTGACAGCGTGGTTGCGAAGGGCGCCAGGCCCAGCCAGGCTAGCGGGCTGCGATGCAGGTTGTCTGGTACGCCTGCACCGTAGAAGGTGCGCGACCAGCGCCGCGGCCTCATGTAGGGCACCCGACGCACGATGATCCCGGGCTCATGCGAATCGAGCGCGGGTTCCACAGGCTCCGGGCAAAGGACCTCGACGCGATGGCCAAGGCTCGCCAGGGCGCGC
The Pseudomonadota bacterium genome window above contains:
- a CDS encoding glycosyltransferase family 4 protein, encoding MLVGMLTTSFPRWPGDTAGCFVEGFARALASLGHRVEVLCPEPVEPALDSHEPGIIVRRVPYMRPRRWSRTFYGAGVPDNLHRSPLAWLGLAPFATTLSLSTLVAARRWSCTVSHWALPCALVAAAMKVPRPHLGVFHSADLHLLETLPMRRSLASWLLLSCDSLLFVATAQRERFLGWLSESAATAASPRCHVQPMGIDPCSGSPCDRELLRRRLKLRRFALLSIARLVSIKGLELGIRALTGRQDLEWIVVGSGPEQSYLQRQAALLGAPVRFVGEQAGSEKHAWLHACDAYLCTSRTLASGRSEGMPTALLEALRCGLPLITSDTGGIPSILQHEKQALMVPENDVTALGTAIDRLRASAALRATITQAGQQLGRSLTWPTIAPTLEAWLR